A single window of Cataglyphis hispanica isolate Lineage 1 chromosome 2, ULB_Chis1_1.0, whole genome shotgun sequence DNA harbors:
- the LOC126858906 gene encoding nose resistant to fluoxetine protein 6-like: MLQRLCLSFLLCIFCANFATLYSVSAQIDVSNDNNINSRTIPAYAVALRADLLNSTMCAKELQDFRDAIEQRILWSLKMLDSSGAIKSGFLYGNNYWLGTSSQCFDTMNTDPLELLEKDLLNNTLYRDPQKEFPPFEVTYFVAYFRHNSTLQYHVNLPNEDLITLGLCLPASCSINELSFILKRIFRDRAFLINDLYSMDFKLVEIKDVRDDHQWLFSGSVLFICIVLVLDISMMIIGTTYDIFIYQKYLNTKNKTIKAIGENTAEEMKMAMSSHRENKIWKVLICFSIYTNSKTIFNTKIDSKSIPVIHGLKFLSMVWIIMAHSTLYTMDYLDNKVWSWRISKGFFIKIVDNATMSVDTYFFISGFLVAYLYLKNVMDKERIEPINYRANLNEFFVSVIRRYIRLTPAFMIMVGILQLNSGWYNKTSQFYMEERPHEICEKYWWRNLLYISNLFDHRELCMSWSWYLANDMQFFIIGITLLILSTIYFYTAAFILIAFLIGSIVLSGYISYIHEYVPILSEMYKLLDVLYYPPWIRIGPYIIGIIAAYILIRLNKKMTMKRSTLILCWCLGSSCNIFVLFGLYNRNISVLSTAIYVALSRTIWAIGIAWIVIACATKHGGIIGQVLSFKVWIPLSRLTYCAYLLNPFIIHSINLHDESSVHLEFLTLANKFMGQVVITYFCAYALSLMAETPFIMLTRMLVQSRSKRKCRRNEIVISHTKL, from the exons ATGCTGCAACGGCTGTGTCTGTCATTTCTTCTGTGTATTTTCTGCGCAAATTTTGCTACATTATATAGTGTCTCCGCACAAATTGATGTATCAAACGACAATAACATTAATAGCCGTACGATACCCGCTTATGCCGTCGCTTTAAGAGCCGATCTTCTCAATTCGACGATGTGCGCAAAGGAATTGCAAGACTTCCGGGATGCCATCGAGCAACGGATACTCTGGAGTTTGAAGA tgtTGGACTCTAGCGGCGCAATTAAATCAGGTTTCCtttatggaaataattattggcTGGGCACCAGTAGCCAGTGCTTCGATACAATGAACACGGATCCTCTGGAGCTTTTAGAGAaggatttattgaataatacgcTATATCGTGATCCGCAAAAGGAGTTTCCTCCTTTCGAAGTGACTTACTTCGTTGCTTATTTTAGACACAACAGTACTCTTCAGTACCATGTGAATTTACCGAATGAA GATTTGATTACGCTCGGTCTCTGTTTACCAGCATCGTGCTCTATAAACGAGTTAAGCTTCATTTTGAAAAGGATATTTCGCGATAGAGCTTTCTTAATCAATGATCTCTATTCCATGGACTTCAAACTGGTCGAAATTAAAGATGTAAGGGATGATCATCAATGGCTATTTAGTGGTTCGGTACTTTTCATCTG TATTGTTTTAGTACTTGATATTTCCATGATGATAATCGGAACGacatatgatatattcatatatcaaaaatatttaaatacaaagaataaaactattaaagcTA tTGGCGAAAACACAGCCGAGGAGATGAAAATGGCAATGTCTTCACATagggaaaataaaatctgGAAAGTGCTAATATGTTTCTCCATTTACACAAATtcgaaaacaatatttaacacaaagaTAGACAGTAAGTCGATACCCGTCATTCatggattaaaatttttaagcatGGTTTGGATAATCATGGCCCACTCCACATTATACACAATGGATTATCTCG ACAATAAAGTATGGTCTTGGAGAATCAGCAAAGGCTTTTTCATTAAGATAGTGGACAATGCAACCATGTCGGTCGATACCTACTTCTTCATAAGCGGCTTCTTGGTGGCCTATTTATATCTGAAGAACGTAATGGACAAAGAACGAATTGAACCGATTAATTACAGAGCGAATTTAAATGAGTTCTTTGTATCCGTAATAAGAAGATATATCCG GCTGACACCGGCTTTCATGATAATGGTAggaatattgcaattaaactCGGGTTGGTATAACAAAACTTCACAGTTTTACATGGAAGAGAGACCGCATGAGATTTGTGAGAAATACTGGTGGAGAAATCTTTTGTACATAAGTAATCTGTTCGATCATAGGGAATTG TGTATGAGTTGGAGTTGGTATCTAGCTAATGATATGCAATTCTTTATAATCGGTATAACGCTACTGATTTTGTCTACCAt ATACTTTTACACAGCTGCTTTCATATTGATCGCATTTTTAATAGGCTCGATTGTATTGAGCGGTTACATTTCATACATCCATGAATACGTTCCGAT ATTGAGCGAAATGTATAAACTTTTAGATGTCCTATACTATCCGCCGTGGATAAGGATAGGTCCATATATTATTGGAATAATTGcagcttatattttaataagactaAACAAAAAGATGACCATGAAAAGg TCAACCTTAATTTTATGTTGGTGCCTGGGCAGCTCTTGCAACATTTTCGTATTATTCGGCCTTTACAATCGAAACATATCTGTTCTGTCAACTGCTATCTATGTCGCGTTAAGCAGAACAATTTGGGCCATAGGCATAGCATGGATTGTCATAGCATGCGCCACTAAACACGGAG GTATCATCGGACAAGTGCTATCGTTCAAAGTCTGGATCCCTCTTAGCAGACTCACATATTGCGCTTACCTTTTGAATCCTTTCATCATACATTCGATTAATTTGCATGACGAATCGTCCGTTCATTTGGAGTTTTTAACCttg GCAAACAAATTTATGGGACAAGTTGTAATTACTTACTTTTGCGCTTATGCATTATCCTTAATGGCAGAAACGCCATTCATCATGCTAACACGTATGCTAGTCCAATCTCGcagtaaaagaaaatgtagGAGGAACGAGATTGTAATTTCGCATACAAAATTGTGA
- the LOC126858909 gene encoding myotubularin-related protein 2 isoform X1 yields the protein MEKRGSAELLNTEQSNSKNASSDSLNSDSKSSSLNSKMGQESESWEKASHSKSFSSSSTSTDNNIVSALEAKKDNQVKNLSGGDTGPPLLNGERMQGIPHEVTYLCPYSGPARGILSVTNYKLHFRSIDRETPYIVEVPLGVVSRIEKVGGASSRGENSYGIEVFCKDMRNLRFAHKQENHSRRDVFEKLQQYSFPLSHKLPLFAFEYSETFSENGWNVYEPIAELKRMGVNNDMWKISKINDTYSLCDSYPAVWAVPAAATDEDLQASASFRSRGRLPVLSWIHPESQATITRCAQPLVGVGGKRSREDERYVQLIMDANAQSHKLFIMDARPMPNAIANKAKGGGYESEDAYQNAELVFLDIHNIHVMRESLRKLKELCFPTIDEARWLSGIESTMWLKHIKCVLAGAVRIVDKVENHKTSVLVHCSDGWDRTAQLTALAMLMLDPYYRTVKGFEVLIEKEWLSFGHKFQQRIGHGDEHHSDADRSPVFLQFIDCVWQITRQFPNAFEFNEHFLITIVDHLYSCRFGTFLFSSERERVQEQVKQRTVSLWSYTNSQLPLYLNPLYRSGTNYQLVLMPVASMRYIKPWKSLYCRWNPSMRQQDPVYQRTRELLVLKEQLEKQLEEGRREQASRANRSVTSPAPPRIHSPVHT from the exons ATGGAAAAGAGAGGCAGTGCAGAACTTCTCAATACGGAGCAAAGTAACTCAAAGAATGCCAGTTCAGATTCCCTCAACTCGGATAGCAAGAGCAGCTCGCTTAATTCGAAAATGGGCCAAGAATCG GAGAGTTGGGAAAAAGCATCACATTCAAAAAGTTTTTCCTCAAGCTCTACTTCAACAGATAATAACATAGTCTCTGCTCTGGAGgctaaaaaagataatcaaGTAAAA AATTTGTCTGGAGGGGATACGGGACCACCACTCTTGAATGGAGAGCGGATGCAAGGCATTCCGCACGAAGTCACATACTTGTGTCCTTACTCGGGTCCTGCCAGGGGGATTCTTAGTGTTACAAACTATAAGCTCCATTTTCGTAGTATAGATCGAGAAACGCCTTACATTGTTGAAGTGCCATTGGGTGTTGTTAGCCGAATTGAGAAAGTTGGCGGTGCATCGAGTAGAGGGGAAAATTCTTACGGAATCGAAGTATTTTGTAAAGACATGAGGAATCTCAGATTTGCGCACAAACAGGAGAATCATTCTAGACGAGATGTGTTTGAGAAGCTACAACAGTATTCTTTTCCTTTATCTCACAAGCTACCTTTGTTCGCCTTTGAATACTCTGAAACGTTCTCTGAAAATGGTTGGAATGTTTACGAGCCTATCGCAGAGCTGAAGAGAATG GGTGTAAATAATGATATGTGGAAAATATCCAAAATCAACGACACATATTCGCTGTGTGATAGTTATCCAGCTGTCTGGGCAGTACCTGCCGCAGCAACTGATGAGGATCTTCAAGCATCCGCGTCTTTTAGAAGTAGAGGAAGACTGCCGGTCCTCTCGTGGATTCATCCGGAAAGCCAAGCGACGATAACTCGTTGCGCGCAGCCATTAGTAGGCGTTGGCGGCAAACGGAGTCGTGAGGATGAGAGATATGTCCAGTTGATAATGGACGCTAACGCACAAAGTCACAAACTCTTCATTATGGACGCGCGGCCGATGCCGAACGCGATAGCGAACAAGGCGAAAGGCGGCGGATACGAGAGTGAAGATGCTTATCAAAATGCGGAATTGGTTTTTCtcgatattcataatatacacGTCATGAGAGAGAgtcttagaaaattaaaag AATTATGTTTCCCCACAATCGATGAAGCTCGATGGTTGTCGGGCATAGAATCGACAATGTGGCTCAAACATATCAAATGTGTTCTTGCTGGGGCTGTAAGAATTGTGGATAAAGTCGAAAATCACAAGACTTCTGTTTTGGTTCACTGTTCTGATGGTTGGGATCGAACAGCACag cttacAGCTCTTGCAATGCTAATGTTAGATCCATATTATAGAACAGTTAAGGGATTCGAGGTTCTAATAGAAAAGGAATGGCTTAGTTTTGGACACAAATTTCAACAG aggaTAGGCCATGGAGACGAACATCACAGCGATGCAGATAGATCACcagtatttttacaatttattgattGCGTCTGGCAAATAACGCGTCAATTCCCTAACGCTTTCGAATTCAACGAACATTTCCTAATTACCATTGTCGATCATCTTTATTCTTGCAGATTCGGCACGTTCTTGTTCAGcag TGAACGCGAAAGAGTACAAGAACAAGTGAAGCAAAGAACAGTCTCTCTCTGGTCATATACCAATAGTCAATTACCTCTCTATCTGAATCCTCTTTATCGATCTGGCACAAATTATCAACTTGTCCTAATGCCAGTCGCCAGTATGCGATACATCAAACCGTGGAAGAGTCTATACTGCAGGTGGAATCCTAGCATGCGGCAGCAG gATCCGGTCTATCAAAGAACAAGAGAACTTCTAGTCTTAAAAGAGCAACTCGAGAAGCAGTTGGAGGAAGGCCGGCGCGAACAAGCTTCTCGAGCGAATCGATCTGTAACTTCGCCGGCGCCACCCAGAATACATTCCCCGGTTCACACATAG
- the LOC126858909 gene encoding myotubularin-related protein 2 isoform X2, protein MEKRGSAELLNTEQSNSKNASSDSLNSDSKSSSLNSKMGQESNLSGGDTGPPLLNGERMQGIPHEVTYLCPYSGPARGILSVTNYKLHFRSIDRETPYIVEVPLGVVSRIEKVGGASSRGENSYGIEVFCKDMRNLRFAHKQENHSRRDVFEKLQQYSFPLSHKLPLFAFEYSETFSENGWNVYEPIAELKRMGVNNDMWKISKINDTYSLCDSYPAVWAVPAAATDEDLQASASFRSRGRLPVLSWIHPESQATITRCAQPLVGVGGKRSREDERYVQLIMDANAQSHKLFIMDARPMPNAIANKAKGGGYESEDAYQNAELVFLDIHNIHVMRESLRKLKELCFPTIDEARWLSGIESTMWLKHIKCVLAGAVRIVDKVENHKTSVLVHCSDGWDRTAQLTALAMLMLDPYYRTVKGFEVLIEKEWLSFGHKFQQRIGHGDEHHSDADRSPVFLQFIDCVWQITRQFPNAFEFNEHFLITIVDHLYSCRFGTFLFSSERERVQEQVKQRTVSLWSYTNSQLPLYLNPLYRSGTNYQLVLMPVASMRYIKPWKSLYCRWNPSMRQQDPVYQRTRELLVLKEQLEKQLEEGRREQASRANRSVTSPAPPRIHSPVHT, encoded by the exons ATGGAAAAGAGAGGCAGTGCAGAACTTCTCAATACGGAGCAAAGTAACTCAAAGAATGCCAGTTCAGATTCCCTCAACTCGGATAGCAAGAGCAGCTCGCTTAATTCGAAAATGGGCCAAGAATCG AATTTGTCTGGAGGGGATACGGGACCACCACTCTTGAATGGAGAGCGGATGCAAGGCATTCCGCACGAAGTCACATACTTGTGTCCTTACTCGGGTCCTGCCAGGGGGATTCTTAGTGTTACAAACTATAAGCTCCATTTTCGTAGTATAGATCGAGAAACGCCTTACATTGTTGAAGTGCCATTGGGTGTTGTTAGCCGAATTGAGAAAGTTGGCGGTGCATCGAGTAGAGGGGAAAATTCTTACGGAATCGAAGTATTTTGTAAAGACATGAGGAATCTCAGATTTGCGCACAAACAGGAGAATCATTCTAGACGAGATGTGTTTGAGAAGCTACAACAGTATTCTTTTCCTTTATCTCACAAGCTACCTTTGTTCGCCTTTGAATACTCTGAAACGTTCTCTGAAAATGGTTGGAATGTTTACGAGCCTATCGCAGAGCTGAAGAGAATG GGTGTAAATAATGATATGTGGAAAATATCCAAAATCAACGACACATATTCGCTGTGTGATAGTTATCCAGCTGTCTGGGCAGTACCTGCCGCAGCAACTGATGAGGATCTTCAAGCATCCGCGTCTTTTAGAAGTAGAGGAAGACTGCCGGTCCTCTCGTGGATTCATCCGGAAAGCCAAGCGACGATAACTCGTTGCGCGCAGCCATTAGTAGGCGTTGGCGGCAAACGGAGTCGTGAGGATGAGAGATATGTCCAGTTGATAATGGACGCTAACGCACAAAGTCACAAACTCTTCATTATGGACGCGCGGCCGATGCCGAACGCGATAGCGAACAAGGCGAAAGGCGGCGGATACGAGAGTGAAGATGCTTATCAAAATGCGGAATTGGTTTTTCtcgatattcataatatacacGTCATGAGAGAGAgtcttagaaaattaaaag AATTATGTTTCCCCACAATCGATGAAGCTCGATGGTTGTCGGGCATAGAATCGACAATGTGGCTCAAACATATCAAATGTGTTCTTGCTGGGGCTGTAAGAATTGTGGATAAAGTCGAAAATCACAAGACTTCTGTTTTGGTTCACTGTTCTGATGGTTGGGATCGAACAGCACag cttacAGCTCTTGCAATGCTAATGTTAGATCCATATTATAGAACAGTTAAGGGATTCGAGGTTCTAATAGAAAAGGAATGGCTTAGTTTTGGACACAAATTTCAACAG aggaTAGGCCATGGAGACGAACATCACAGCGATGCAGATAGATCACcagtatttttacaatttattgattGCGTCTGGCAAATAACGCGTCAATTCCCTAACGCTTTCGAATTCAACGAACATTTCCTAATTACCATTGTCGATCATCTTTATTCTTGCAGATTCGGCACGTTCTTGTTCAGcag TGAACGCGAAAGAGTACAAGAACAAGTGAAGCAAAGAACAGTCTCTCTCTGGTCATATACCAATAGTCAATTACCTCTCTATCTGAATCCTCTTTATCGATCTGGCACAAATTATCAACTTGTCCTAATGCCAGTCGCCAGTATGCGATACATCAAACCGTGGAAGAGTCTATACTGCAGGTGGAATCCTAGCATGCGGCAGCAG gATCCGGTCTATCAAAGAACAAGAGAACTTCTAGTCTTAAAAGAGCAACTCGAGAAGCAGTTGGAGGAAGGCCGGCGCGAACAAGCTTCTCGAGCGAATCGATCTGTAACTTCGCCGGCGCCACCCAGAATACATTCCCCGGTTCACACATAG
- the LOC126858918 gene encoding uncharacterized protein LOC126858918 isoform X2, whose product MGCGQSKIGNIYPKNKKNKNNSAKKNGDSIRNASSVEQKNGNGNVKGNKTNNNGVEVNRNEDQNGGVDAKGQGKKKPTVPGGGPLLQQTEISTSQLDFFKMLDEKIENGPDYDESLDTTNRAERVTSLLRRWELASVTWSSVSDLDNTALPSNQKSRASALNSPRQNLSAKDREGMRNIVGGRPESAPIFVRNANRVDGLQDSGHYCPSPNMPRHVLESITQSPTQSVKTATPPGGCGSPIGSRYVQDSYSKECCSVVSTAEQQQQQPKKIHYGQNPMNGEYVTQQALYREQYLQQTGIITVAPQYSTGSPGGNVLRNNPYVQHFQIAANPQHFAAPARRRGFNAAQMT is encoded by the exons GTAACGCGTCGTCTGTGGAACAGAAGAACGGAAATGGCAACGTCAAGGGCAACAAGACGAACAACAACGGTGTCGAGGTGAACAGAAACGAGGATCAAAATGGTGGCGTCGATGCCAAGGGACAAGGAAAGAAGAAACCGACCGTACCTGGGGGTGGGCCTTTGTTGCAACAGAC AGAGATATCCACCAGCCAGCTTGATTTCTTCAAGATGCTCGACGAGAAAATTGAGAAC GGTCCGGATTACGACGAGAGTCTCGATACAACTAATCGAGCTGAGCGAGTGACCAGTTTGTTGCGCCGCTGGGAGCTAGCCAGCGTCACTTGGTCCAGCGTCTCCGATCTGGACAACACCGCCTTGCCGTCTAATCAGAAGAGTCGTGCGTCCGCACTGAACAGTCCCCGTCAGAACCTGAGCGCCAAGGACCGTGAGGGTATGAGGAACATAGTGGGTGGCAGGCCGGAGAGCGCCCCGATTTTTGTGCGTAACGCGAATCGCGTGGACGGGCTGCAGGACAGCGGCCACTACTGTCCGTCGCCGAATATGCCGCGGCACGTGCTCGAGTCCATCACCCAGAGTCCGACGCAGAGCGTGAAGACGGCCACTCCGCCGGGTGGCTGCGGGTCGCCGATCGGATCGCGCTACGTTCAGGACAGCTACAGTAAGGAGTGTTGCTCGGTCGTGAGCACGGCCgagcaacaacagcagcagccgAAGAAGATCCATTACGGCCAGAATCCGATGAACGGTGAATACGTGACGCAGCAAGCGCTCTATCGCGAACAGTACCTGCAGCAGACCGGTATAATTACCGTCGCGCCTCAGTACTCGACCGGCTCGCCTGGCGGCAACGTTCTCAGAAACAATCCGTATGTTCAGCACTTTCAAATCGCCGCCAATCCCCAGCACTTTGCTGCGCCCGCGAGGAGACGGGGTTTTAACGCCGCGCAGATGACGTGA